A section of the Desertifilum tharense IPPAS B-1220 genome encodes:
- a CDS encoding WecB/TagA/CpsF family glycosyltransferase, whose product MNSVAALKHRELPRKIVLKTPVTAVPFNVQIETMTDWARQRESRTVCVANVHMLTEAYQNPEFASVLQEADLVTPDGMPLVWMLRWLGTQEQDRVAGLDIFVALCHLASLQGISIFFLGSDDDTLGRIRTRLQQEFPDLKIAGMQSLPFRPLTESEDAAIIEQINTSGAGFVFLALGCPKQEQWIAQHKHKVQAVMLGLGWAFTVYAGIQNRAPRWMQKAGLEWLYRLALEPGRLSQRYWHSNRLFIQLAIKQLLSAKYAPRLHSPMTEG is encoded by the coding sequence ATGAACTCAGTAGCAGCACTTAAGCATCGGGAATTGCCCCGTAAAATTGTACTGAAAACCCCAGTTACAGCCGTTCCCTTCAATGTACAAATTGAGACGATGACTGATTGGGCGCGTCAGCGAGAAAGCCGTACCGTCTGTGTAGCGAATGTTCACATGCTGACCGAAGCCTATCAAAACCCTGAATTTGCCTCCGTATTGCAAGAAGCAGACCTCGTAACCCCCGATGGAATGCCTTTAGTTTGGATGTTGCGCTGGTTAGGAACCCAAGAGCAAGACCGAGTAGCGGGGCTTGACATCTTCGTCGCCCTATGTCACCTCGCCTCTCTACAGGGCATCAGCATCTTCTTCCTCGGTTCAGATGATGATACCCTAGGCCGGATTAGAACCCGACTCCAGCAAGAATTTCCCGACTTGAAGATTGCGGGTATGCAGTCTCTCCCCTTTCGTCCCCTCACCGAATCAGAAGACGCAGCCATCATCGAACAAATTAACACCAGCGGTGCAGGCTTCGTCTTTCTGGCCTTGGGTTGTCCTAAACAAGAACAGTGGATTGCTCAACACAAACACAAAGTCCAAGCCGTCATGCTCGGTTTAGGTTGGGCTTTTACCGTCTATGCTGGCATTCAGAACCGCGCCCCGCGTTGGATGCAAAAAGCCGGGTTAGAATGGCTCTATCGCCTTGCCCTCGAACCCGGTCGCCTCTCGCAACGCTACTGGCACAGCAACCGCCTGTTTATTCAACTCGCCATTAAACAACTTTTAAGTGCTAAATACGCCCCTCGGTTGCATTCCCCCATGACTGAAGGTTAA